A window of Solanum stenotomum isolate F172 chromosome 9, ASM1918654v1, whole genome shotgun sequence genomic DNA:
ctTTGTTACTAAGTAGACAAAACAGAACCAGAGATATTAAATAAGATCATGTTACTAACTCCTCACTTTGATATAATccgagattaaaaaaaaaaagtactcccTCCCAATTTACGTGACACTTTTCAAATTTcgaaattcaaacaagtctatctttaatcgtaaatatctttaattaatttgaattgccaattattgtgatttatagtacttttacgtactttacaaatatataaatttcatttcaaaaaatttgaagattctaCGCACAAATtttcggtcaaacttaaactgtttgactctcagaaaatgaaaagtgtcatataaattggcaAATTAAGGTATTCATGGAATTGCTCATTTTCTCTTGGTATACATCTTAGTAAAATGTGTTTTAGATGCGTAGTCCATGATGACTTGATATTTGTGATATTTTGGCATAAAACACACTTTTATTTGacaatttttgtgatttttttgccTATGTTACTATTGATTGGGTGATTAAAAGGACTACTTAACCTTTTATTTATACCAGGTTTCAGGTTCGAGCCGCATTTGTTATACGAAGCGATTTATTCTTTAATATGAGATTTTACAgcgtaaatttaaatttattcgaATTTTAATATAAGTATTTGACATCCGAGTAGAAAAAAAAGTAGGTAATTGCACAAATACCCTTATTTTATGGTGATCATAATTTTGCTCCTTGAAATCACAAATCTTCAATTTTATCCTTTAAAGTAACTTTATGATAATTACTCGGAGAATTCCACAAGTGAAATGATAAAATGTCTATTACTAACAAACGTTTATAGAAATAGGATTGCAAGAAGAGAATACTACATATTAATTGAATCTTACACTCAATTAATGCACAACAACAAATTCTATCATACAACGATTACATATATAGTATTGAATATCGACCATATTATAGAAAAatgattagaaaaaaaaaacaaaatcaaggaCTTTGAgacataaaaatgaattttttttatcgagatattgcatgtgtatacatttttagagaaaaaaacgCAATTTTCTTCAAGATACGAACAAAGTCAATAGATAGAATGAAGAACAAAATCAAGGACTTTGAGACATAAAACTAGATTTTCTTATAGAGATATTGcatgtatatacatttttagaggaaaaaaaagaagcattttcttcaaaataccAACAAAGTcaatagataaaataaagaacaaaatcaagaaCTTCGAGACATAAAATTGGATTATCTTATCGAGATATTGTCTGTACATACATTTTTAGAgggaaaaaaaggaattttctTCAGGATACCAACAAAGTCGATACAtactagaattattttttttctgatCACAATTTCATGAGAATTctcttatatttataaaaaaaaaactaaagatgatgcatatttaatttaaataagaactCAACCGCCCTTGAgtagaatttttaattaattaacaccTCAAAATAGGTTGAAATTACAACAATTTCTTGAAGTAAAaatcaaataactaaaaataaaattaaaaaaaaaagaagtgatgATGATCAAAGCCTTAAGGACAAGTCAAGGTGTCCAAAATCCTCTTGAACACTTTCATGAccatttttcataaattcataactCATCATCATCTCTCTTCTTCCATAGCTTATTATATCATTATTTGTAACAAACCTAGCACCATGACCATGACCAGTATGGCTTGGACCACTAGGACTCAACGAGCGAtgattattcttattattatgatttgaCCAACTAGAATGAGTCCCGCGGAGGGTTGAACTCAACTCCCTACTCTTCTTGGCTAGGGTTCTTTCGAGTTTATGAGCATTCTGGTGTCCTCCTAGAGCTTGTGAACTATAAAACTTTCTTCTACAATAGTTGCAAGAGAAAACACGTGGCTCAACCGGACTTAAAggggatgatgatgatgacgacGATGATTGATCAAGTAAAAGATCATTTCTTGATAGACTTAGGTTTAAGGCCGTGTTTGGTTCGTAACTCATGGCTAAAAATTTCAACACCAAGAAGGATAAGACGACGATTATCAAGAAgagaacaagaacaagataggttttttgttgttgttgttgtgaaattGGTGAGTTGAAATTAGGTTTGTGGGAAGTAAAGGGGGGCCAAATGTATATATAGGGAAAGTAATAAGTGTATTTGTGTGTAtaatagagagagagaaaaaataagaagaagggCGTGTCGTGAATTATAAGAAGAGATAAAAGTTTACTACTTTTATATACTCATAGTATAAAGTTATTATTATGAATCtttaaataaagaatattaCGTATTCGATCCAGAGGAagaaacttaaaatattataaactcTCATGattaatttagaaaattaatCTTACAATATACTTGTTTCGATAAGTTTCATTCGTTACACTTCTTTTTATCTGCTTAATTGACCTATATAAAGGTAAGTATGAACACTATCGCTTTTAGCTTAAATGATTTTAATTCAATCAATTTGTAATTGATAGGAAAATACTTCATAATAACTTAGACCAAACCTAAAATTTTAGGTAGATTAGATAACCTCTAACAATATATTGAGATGTATTAATTAATGATAGtggataattaaattatttaactatGAGCATATATAAATgtaaatctttcttttttaattaaaaaattaaaagttaaaaaatattgaataggTGAAGAAAATTGATGGATTTTTTTTCATAGTATTTTAAATACTAGAGAGACAAAATAGCTGCAAAAATCAGTAAGGGAATCAAAGGGTTGTCACCTCCACTAAAGGCAGCATTCCACTCTCTTGTCGGTCTGATTAAGTGTtggtaaaaaaatcaaattttgactcgattaaatttgaattcgttctcaaaaattttatatttggtgGTAAATCACTTGCTAAcaatagtaaaaatatatttgtattcaaGAGAATTCGAATCTGAAATCTCTCCGTAAGAATGAAGGAATATTTTTCACCCTAGCATGTGGTTTTTTTTTGCATTCTTCACCAAATTAAAACtcctttgttttttttcctttttaaaaagaaattccaTCCAATATTTGATACCACATTAGAGGTCGATTAAATTTAGCCTATTTATTCTGGTTTTTCATTCAATGTTTGGTATATGTATTGAAATTCGATTAGACTCGAATTCACACTGAAAAGTCTCACATTAGAGATAAAGCGCTCTCCAATAAATACGACTCTGTACCTAGAGGGAATCAAATCTAAAACCACTAATTAAGGATGAACGATTACTTATCATTCTATTTtaacattttgtttttttccttttagttgTGAAACTAACTGAATAGGCCATCAAATCATTAGTCCAATCAAAACTTTGGTTGTAGCTAATTAGGTCCCTGTAATTATCACATATAGGACAAATAAGCTTCTAATATCTTGCAATTGATTTTCCCATTAAAGAAACTAATTAGTGATTAAGATAAACTACCTTGACTAGACAAATTCtgcaataaaataattaattacataattttatGTATGGTGTACAGGTGTAATGAACTCATGTTGTACCATGTAGTCCTAAACATGTTTCATTTTCTATGTGCACCTTGCCCCTAATTTGTAGTACCATAATATATGTCATGTGTAATAATATCATTTTAAtgatttgcttttttttttcttaaattttttatgggGTCTAGGTAGTTATAATTTGACTAGGAACATGTgcttttaactttaactaaaCAAGTCATGTTCATTTTCCTactttttgaagttaaaaaatttAGTTCATACTAGTTCAATGGATTAGAGTCTTACTATATTAATGGATGTTGGATATAATTCCCAACAAAAACCTTAACTTTAACAACTTTTATAAATCAAGATTTTGTCTGCTAATTGTAAACAATTGGACCAAGTCTTTAGAATTGTAGATCACAAATTACAATTCACAACAAagagagatatatatatatatacacacactagAGTAAATAGAAATAACAAAATCTAAAATTGATATCAAATAAGTGATGCTCacacattttcttttataatcgTGGTGTTGGAGGTAGTTTTTGTGCGCCTAGACTAATTAATTTCATTGTAGACTTGTAACCTCCTACCAACAACatgtaactctgtccaccaaggctaggacatataaaaataatcatcCAATATTTTTTGTCTCTAATGAATTTTGAACCTGAGACATTAGGATTCTCAACTACTTCATTAATCACTAAGCCACACCATTAGGTGCATGTTGCTCACACTTTCTTAAGGATGTTTCATACCGAACACTATTGTAGTATTATCTCCATTTACTTTTACGTTTCATATATAGGTTTGATATACTCATCAAGCAAAATTTAATTGACatgattaattttattatactaTTCCTATTTATTAATGTGTAGTATTAggtttttgaaaaatgatttgaagaaTAAGTAATTATTGTTAAGAGTAAAACatgattatttaaaaatattttcttgatataaaataatgaacaaataaaaataaatgattctGAGTAAATTAATAATAACTCTAACAATGACACAAACGCTTGGGgatcatcaattttcttggcagtgtaaaaaatacaattttatcattcattcattcattttaaTGCCATTTATGAAGTAACTAGAATTCAGAGCCAAAAAAGGGTAAGTTCCAAACTTTAGTTCATTTCTGGGAAATGTAGATGTGACTTATATATAGTACTAAATTCCATTACTCTATAGTTTATATTGTGGGTCCCTTCTATTATATTTTGTccgtttttttttacttattaaattttgacttgacatactCACTCTGTTTCTATTTGATTGtcaacttttgaattgacacacctattaagaaaacaattaatgacataatgagattaccattttacccctattaattatgaagtggatgaaaagttttacattttccaaagtaattagtcattaattgagggtataataggtaaaaaaaaatttgtcctttcttgatttgtcaaaatggacaagtaattagggatatctataaaaggaaaagtggacaagtaattaaggacataGGGAgtatttattaagaaaacaacGATTGATATagtttaatttatcattttgttcCTATTAATTGATTAACTCTTAAACATATTTACTTACTgcattttcaaatatataaactcaaaattaataagttgagggtgtaataaaataaaaatataattcttcgttgatttgtcaaaaatgaaaaataaaaagaaaatctaattaaaaaatatttgacaagtaaatagaaACGGAGAGAATATATATCTTGCATGTACGCCACCCAAatctaattaaattcaaattatgtAAGACTTATTTAagaagacaatattttttaataattatatatttatttaaaacttgaatttacaattttgattaaaaaatatttttttaaacaaaatcatattcatcttaTGACGATTCTAAATATCATACACTCGACTTGATTAATCTAACTTACAAcactgaaaaatatttattactttacGATTTACAAGAATCAACTAGATccattaaattttcaaaaaatgtcaGATCAGAAAACTAATATTCaagtattatattttgagaATTAAAATTCATACAAGAAAGTATATATACCGAAAACTCTCTGCCTTTGCCTCAGAACGTCGGTGCAGACCAAACCTCGAAAACATCTCTAAATTTGACGCGAAATATTAGTTTCATTCATGAATTAttgatagttttaaaaatatattattacttgATTAACTGAACTTCGATATACTCATAATCTTGCAATATGACGTCAAGTTTAGGAGTGGTTTTAATACTTTTCTGggctttttattaagagtccaACCATGCTCTTACAAAAGTTTGAGACCAATTGCTATGTCATGTGACAAATCGGGAGTGTATTTAAGTTTAAAATTGTCGATAGTTTCAGaaacgaaactaataatttacaccAAGTTCtgagtgttttcaatacttctgtCTTTATTTTATCATCTATAATTTTGTGCTAGTTAATTCACAACCTTTCgcaatatttttacttttacttataaAAGGAAAGGAGTCCATGCATCTAGCTAGGTAAATAGTGGAAAGTCAATTTGAATCACATAAGTAGCGAGGGTTGTGATAAAGTAGTAAACATCCTTAACTAGACGTTTTCGTTTCGATTTCGAGTCCTTCTGGATACGAGTCACCTTTATTACTCCCTCAATATGAGATTTTCttgtacaaattcaaattttatcagATTCGAATTGAAACCACAtcaattatgaaattaatagTGATGAGTCAAAATTGGCATTTGATCGAACCCACTAGCTAGGCATGAATGAAGATAAACTGAGCACAAAGCACATGGGGATGTGCCTTAAACTGTAGAAAAACAGGGAAATAATAAATCccactattttaattttaatttggtctatgtaacatttaaaaaaagaaaaaagagataaGGATGGGCTCTCCTGAAGTATTATTTCTTAGTAATTGTTTGtgacttataattaattaatcataataatattaattttgtcttttctGCAACAAACACAacataatctcataattaattaatacttgTACAGAACATGTTTGGAATATATACCCCTTGAGATTCCAAGCCAAATTaaacacatcaaatttttttcccATAACACTATACTctataaacaatataataaaagatGTAAATAATAATGTAGCTCGATCGATTGACATTAACGAATAATAATATTCCTAGTTGATCAGTCGCTAAATAATCTGTAACTAACATGATTTTTGTGTGTCAATATGTGTGATGGAATTTATGTTTCGTACCACCAAGCTAAGGGATTTGTACATGTTAGCACAtacttttattagttaattatattatcaACACGCTCGCTCATGTGCGGGTCTGCTTCTTTTCAATGGGACAAACACAtgaaattctttttgatataaATGGCTGTAAAGTTCGATCTCATGACCTTCTGATACCATATTAAAGTATCTGACTATCTCATTTAAAAAATGAACTTGTTAAATCTCTCTTTTATAGAACAGAAAATACAATTTATTGGCCCAAAGTGCACcatataataaaacaaaatatagcaacatatatgaattttgaagaaaaaagagagaatcaCATGATAAAATGGAGAGGTTTAGGTAGAACAGTGAATTAGAGGTGGTGTTTCTTACATACAACACATGACAATTTGCTCACATTGTATCAAGAGTCATGAAAAGAGTATACATAGGTCTCCTCAACTATATCTCAGTTAATTTGTGCTCGTCATGAAGGATCAGACTTCTCGATCTTGCAAGTTTTTCAAAAGGGAATGTACATGATATTTTAAGCGAATTATGTATTGAAATTTGTGTGAGATTTATAAGATCAAAATACGTGTCATTTGTTATTCTCTTATAATTCATTTGATTatctaagaaaatatatttattttcctttattatgattttatatactctctccgtcccattttatgtggcaacatttcctttttggtaagtcccaaaaagaatgtcacatttccttatatgacAAGTTTATAAAAGTACAATTTctcttttatccttgttggtcccacttaatcttaaaataatactccaatacatttatgaggagagagaaaaaaagtctactttttaaagggcaatttggtaaacatttcaaagtcttcatttatttcttaaactctgtgcccggtcaaatgttgccacataaaatgggacggagggagtaatatatcaaataaaaaatattcatttcaaAAGTAGgtagaatattattttgaagagaaacatatatacataaaataatttaacatatgtatattatattgaCCTATGTTACACTTGAAAAGCCATTCCTTTAATTGAAAAAGAACTACACCAAAGTGAGAAGGACCCCAACTTTTGAAGGGTCGAAATGTCCTAATCAGATTTATATCAACTCGCTAATATGAGTCGTGTTGGAATGATTAGAATATCCTTCAGTATTActtaaaaattttgaaatcgaacttctaaaaatgaaattatatttttattaaaaatactcgttaatttgaatttaatctAATATCAGCATGATGATTATcgagaaaaaaaacatttatatatactCTATCCAATAATAAGGCATTAATAGTGACCAAAATAGATTGTGGTGTAGTAATAGAACTACTTCACTCTTAACCAGCGATTTCAGACTTGATCcctaaatatgaagaaaaatttCTTGGAAGTGTTACCTCCAATTGAATTTTGCAGTGagtgattcaaatttaatcgaaaCTCCAATACATGACTCATTAACGAGGGGCCAAACCCTAAACACTATCCAAATTCTAACAGCTGGTCATTATCCATGCATGCATATAAAAGAAATGTCATCACAAGTACAATCTTTTAATTGCACCATCTATTAAGGGACAAGAAATTGgaaaagcaaaaagaaattttatgagaaatagaaaaaggggaaaataaaaaaaattacacaagtttacaagtttaaaaatttattttataatcacaaaatattatgatatatttaataataatatatatatatatatatctcataatctttttttttcttaaatttcatgtcgatataaacttcaaataaattCAAACAACCTTTAAAAAAAGGTGTACATAGATAGCAGATAAATAAttgaagtcttttttttttgtttgtcaaaTAATTGAAGTACTAATGGAAATAAACGCAAAAAATAATTGATCATCTGATTAAGTTGGTGTTTCTCTATTTATAATATTGAGCGATAGCTAATAGTCATTTCATGTAGAGGCAAATCCAAAGTTTAAAATTTACGAATTTAATCTTTGaattattataactttatatttatgAATTCATATCTATTATTTGTTGCATTTTTAGTAAATCcattctaataaattttatatttcataGCGTAAAAAGTATTAGGTTAAACAtagatttatttaaattttaaatttaaaagatatcacgtaaattgagacagaggaaatatatatttacacaCTGGCATCcacataattattttcatttgtaCAAAAAAGTCAGAGTCATTTAGTCATATAATTGTACCTAAGTGCTAATTAAACTCACATGAGATGACTCTCCAATATTAGCTCAATTTTGTGTAActtgtcaaaatataaaatcagCACCTAGTTATGTTCATccgtaaattaaataaattaccTTATATATTCTTAATGCACCCGTTCACGTGCAGATCTGACGTTGaggacttgattttttttcatgaacttatttaattatattcttaacACGCCCCCTCACTTGCGAGGCTAAATCTTTTTCAGTGATCCAGTACatgaaaattctttttaatatgAGTGACACTGAGATTTTATCTCAAGACCTATGTccgctctgataccatattgaAGCACGTAATCATCTCATGTAAAAACTAAAGCtattaaagaaaaaacacttttattagttaattgtattttcaaTCGTGCTAAATTCATTGCCTAGAAAATTGAAGTATATATCACTAAGGggataaaaaaaagttgtgaaatttgaGGTCAGTATGTCACCTTCATAAAGTTGGGAGGGTTATGTGTTAAATTCTAAAGAATAATGGggtaaattattagtattatattatttttggaaaatggaatgTTTGTATCACAATCAATATGCCATTTTAGATGAAACATTTTGTAATTATTAGCGTTACGCAACTGGTTTAAGTTAAAAGACAGATTAAACAATTTGAACTAAAAAACACCTATAATTAGCATTTCAATTCCAATTAAACTTCAATTACGCATCAACCGTCGGTCATATTCATCACGCTTCTATGAACTATTAGGATCGTTTGGTCAGCAGGATACGATTATAATCTCGAGATCAACTATGAGATAATTTCATTACATATTTGATATAGTTTTTAATTTCGAAATTAACCATTATATGGAATTGATATACCATCAGATGACTTATTTTTCCACTATCTAGAAAGGTAACATAAACACTAGTAGCTAGTGCGCACCTAAATGGACCTACATTgtcattttgattatttttttatatataaaaaagagaatttaattaaaatgttttataaGATCACCTATAGTTAAGAATGTCAAATGAGCGAGTTAAGCAAAAATTggacaaatcaaaataaattgagGTAATaatcaggggcggctcaacagATCTCGTGGCCTAAGGCAAAATCATATTAAGAGgcccttaaatttattttataaagtttaTACACTaacagaaaaaattattttctacacaATAGATTAGTcatttaagacaaaaaataacaattttcacacacaaaaagaaaaggaacaagagtacaaaaaataaagtgATGGATTATAGATGTTaagcttcaaaattcaaatttaaactttaatttGGCTATCAtcacaaataagaaaaagaaaaaaacatacataacttaatagttgaagttttgaacatggatagtaacaaaaatatatacaccTTCTTATCAAATATGTGATcaatttaaatgatataattctttttaaatgttatAATTCATTCCATTGAGTAGCACTCATTGGTGaatatctaaaacaaattataaaattttcatataatatattaaattaaaatgaaaaggaaactTGTGCATGAATGTTTTTGTGTTCACGCAGTTTAagaaaaggttgaaaaaaattcattatgttcaatatatataacttagttcctatatataaatgataaaatttaaaattggaagttaaaacaaatatatcaaataatgagtgaaaagattatgagaatttatgaacttattgataaaaaatactctcaaacaaattataataaaaaatatacaataacaattttatttatataaattatattaatatataataaaatcaataacaataatttaaataaatttgggGCCTTCAAATTTTT
This region includes:
- the LOC125876383 gene encoding zinc finger protein 2, giving the protein MSYEPNTALNLSLSRNDLLLDQSSSSSSSSPLSPVEPRVFSCNYCRRKFYSSQALGGHQNAHKLERTLAKKSRELSSTLRGTHSSWSNHNNKNNHRSLSPSGPSHTGHGHGARFVTNNDIISYGRREMMMSYEFMKNGHESVQEDFGHLDLSLRL